One window from the genome of Bdellovibrio sp. NC01 encodes:
- a CDS encoding trypsin-like serine protease has product MGLNKGLVLGVLSTLTFAACSPNKAADTNAQVDASSTQDSAIINGKLVTADDQISKNIVGIISANKDEEGEAICTGSLLPGNLVLTAAHCLGDYMMIVFAPDMDTATEGQMLPVDKAAASPYWESRKNQDKDTGDVALLHYKGTTPKGFIPATMLTDMSVLQKGAKVTLAGYGANKVTLTPIDSKTYPDIINAIQTGKVICDDNMKLTNCVENNMFGAGQLRKTDNVKIEDPKFSLTEVLLNQKQGEGACHGDSGGPAYITVKGKIYLWGITNRGERDPKNDCSQYSVYTKAYSYKTWLNGVAKQFTAPSITDPNRLGSSQTAN; this is encoded by the coding sequence GTGGGGTTGAATAAAGGTCTTGTACTAGGGGTTCTTTCAACACTTACATTCGCAGCTTGCTCTCCAAATAAAGCTGCCGACACAAACGCTCAAGTAGACGCTTCGAGCACTCAAGACTCTGCAATCATTAACGGAAAATTAGTTACTGCAGACGATCAAATCTCTAAAAATATCGTGGGCATCATCAGCGCCAACAAAGACGAAGAAGGCGAAGCAATCTGCACAGGCTCACTTCTTCCAGGTAACTTGGTTCTGACAGCTGCACACTGCCTAGGCGATTACATGATGATCGTTTTCGCTCCAGATATGGATACAGCAACTGAAGGCCAAATGCTTCCAGTTGATAAAGCAGCGGCTTCTCCTTACTGGGAATCTCGCAAAAACCAAGATAAAGACACAGGTGACGTTGCACTTCTTCACTACAAAGGCACGACTCCAAAAGGCTTCATCCCTGCGACAATGTTGACGGATATGTCAGTGTTGCAAAAGGGTGCGAAAGTGACTCTTGCTGGTTACGGTGCGAACAAAGTGACGTTGACTCCAATCGACAGCAAAACTTACCCAGACATCATCAACGCGATCCAAACTGGTAAAGTTATCTGCGATGACAACATGAAGCTTACAAACTGTGTAGAGAACAACATGTTCGGTGCAGGTCAACTTCGCAAAACTGACAACGTTAAGATCGAAGATCCTAAGTTCTCTTTGACTGAAGTTCTTTTGAATCAAAAACAAGGCGAGGGTGCTTGCCACGGTGACTCTGGCGGCCCAGCGTACATCACTGTTAAAGGCAAAATCTACTTGTGGGGTATCACAAACCGTGGAGAGAGAGATCCTAAAAACGATTGCTCTCAATACTCTGTGTACACAAAAGCTTACTCTTACAAAACTTGGTTGAATGGCGTAGCGAAACAATTCACTGCTCCTTCAATCACAGATCCAAATCGTCTTGGTTCTTCGCAAACTGCTAACTAA
- a CDS encoding alpha/beta fold hydrolase: MERVNLFLLHGFLGRPADWEAVKASLPKNDRIKIYTPDYFKDKNLSPTHNFATWAQNFNRWVQMETHGADRNVLIGYSLGGRLALHALEQKPALWYKSLLISTNPGFNDHFANFDPQSEERRQRWMSDSYWAEEFLKSSWETLINNWNAQPVFGGSEKEPTRIEKDYSRELLGLALTQWSLAQQKNMRPLIQELANKISWVVGERDEKFVALAETLRADIKQLKTDVIPEASHRVLFDSPKDLAEKIKILIQQLL, from the coding sequence GTGGAAAGAGTAAATCTTTTCTTACTTCACGGATTTCTTGGAAGACCGGCAGATTGGGAGGCTGTAAAAGCGTCTTTGCCTAAGAATGATCGTATCAAGATCTATACGCCCGACTATTTCAAAGATAAAAATCTAAGTCCGACACATAACTTTGCAACGTGGGCGCAGAACTTCAATCGCTGGGTGCAGATGGAAACGCACGGAGCAGATCGCAACGTGCTGATCGGCTATTCGTTGGGCGGTCGCCTTGCTTTGCACGCGCTCGAGCAGAAGCCAGCACTGTGGTACAAGTCTTTATTAATTTCGACAAATCCTGGTTTCAACGATCACTTCGCAAACTTTGATCCGCAATCGGAAGAACGCCGTCAACGTTGGATGAGTGATTCATATTGGGCCGAAGAGTTTTTGAAATCGTCATGGGAAACTTTGATCAACAACTGGAATGCGCAGCCCGTATTCGGGGGCAGTGAAAAAGAACCCACGCGTATCGAAAAAGATTATTCGCGCGAATTGTTGGGCTTAGCGCTGACTCAATGGTCGTTGGCTCAGCAAAAAAACATGCGTCCGCTGATTCAAGAGCTAGCAAATAAAATTAGCTGGGTTGTCGGGGAGCGTGACGAAAAGTTTGTGGCACTTGCTGAAACTTTACGTGCGGATATTAAACAGCTTAAGACGGATGTGATCCCTGAAGCGTCCCACCGAGTTTTATTCGATAGCCCCAAGGATCTTGCGGAAAAGATTAAGATCTTAATTCAACAGCTTTTGTGA
- the menD gene encoding 2-succinyl-5-enolpyruvyl-6-hydroxy-3-cyclohexene-1-carboxylic-acid synthase, which produces MELAAKVVQALVDTGVREFVLCAGARNSPLVHVLDENRNLKVYTFFEERSAAFFALGRIASTRRPVAIMTTSGTAVAELLPAAVEGTYSSLPLIMVTADRPKHYRGSGAPQTIEQVGIFSYYNEVALDIDAENSHLSFKSLSWKKPVHVNVCFEEPLIDGPIPQIKIPQHPERIRLPGQLPLGTLKEMEKFLNTHKPLVIVGILPEKAYGTVLEFLKHYKAPTYAEGISSLRGHPELQDILIQSGEQMIHRILKSGECDSILRIGGVPTVRLWRDLEDKYRDIPVFSVGFNHYTGLSREVQHINSLDLLSQVEFTSKHSENVKINFDDSEKAAKVRALLEKYPNSEQGMIHSLSKKAKGASVYLGNSLPIREWDSCADLHSLPLRVAANRGANGIDGQISTFLGWSSTETENWCLVGDLTAMYDLSSLWVTSQLEAQKFRLVVINNGGGQIFSRMFKKEIFINKHQISFESWAKMWNWSYQQWHNIPVTTDLADKQIIELIPDAQQTQEFWKELEALWKE; this is translated from the coding sequence ATGGAACTAGCAGCAAAAGTTGTCCAAGCATTAGTGGACACGGGTGTGCGCGAATTTGTGTTATGCGCGGGCGCTCGTAATAGCCCATTGGTTCACGTCTTGGATGAGAATCGCAATTTGAAGGTGTACACATTCTTCGAAGAACGCTCGGCTGCGTTTTTTGCGCTTGGTAGAATTGCAAGCACTCGTCGTCCGGTTGCGATCATGACAACTTCAGGAACTGCGGTGGCAGAACTTTTGCCAGCAGCAGTTGAAGGGACTTATTCTTCGTTGCCATTGATTATGGTCACCGCCGATCGCCCGAAACACTATCGTGGTTCAGGGGCTCCGCAAACGATTGAACAAGTGGGTATCTTTTCTTACTACAACGAAGTGGCTTTGGATATCGATGCGGAAAATTCGCATTTGTCTTTCAAAAGCTTGTCGTGGAAAAAACCAGTTCACGTCAACGTGTGCTTTGAAGAACCATTGATCGACGGCCCAATTCCACAAATCAAAATTCCTCAACATCCTGAAAGAATCAGACTTCCAGGTCAGTTGCCATTGGGAACTTTGAAAGAGATGGAAAAATTCTTGAACACGCATAAGCCACTGGTGATTGTCGGTATCTTACCGGAAAAAGCCTATGGCACGGTTTTGGAATTTTTGAAACACTACAAAGCGCCAACATATGCGGAAGGTATTTCAAGTCTGCGTGGTCATCCTGAATTGCAAGACATCTTGATTCAATCCGGCGAACAAATGATTCACCGAATTTTGAAATCGGGCGAGTGCGATTCGATCTTGCGTATCGGTGGTGTGCCGACGGTGCGTTTGTGGCGTGATCTTGAAGATAAATACCGTGATATCCCAGTGTTCTCTGTCGGCTTTAATCACTACACGGGTTTAAGTCGTGAAGTTCAGCATATCAATTCATTGGATCTTTTAAGTCAGGTTGAATTCACGTCGAAACATTCTGAAAACGTGAAAATCAATTTTGACGATTCAGAAAAAGCAGCGAAGGTTCGCGCGCTTTTAGAAAAATATCCGAACTCAGAACAAGGTATGATTCACTCTTTGTCGAAAAAAGCAAAAGGTGCATCGGTGTATCTTGGTAACTCGTTGCCGATTCGTGAATGGGATTCGTGCGCAGATTTGCACAGCTTGCCTTTGCGTGTGGCTGCGAATCGCGGTGCGAATGGTATCGATGGTCAGATCTCTACATTCCTGGGTTGGTCGTCAACAGAGACTGAAAACTGGTGTCTTGTTGGAGATTTAACAGCGATGTATGATTTATCGTCACTTTGGGTAACTTCGCAGCTTGAAGCACAGAAGTTCCGTCTGGTTGTTATCAACAACGGTGGTGGTCAGATCTTCTCGAGAATGTTTAAGAAAGAGATTTTCATAAACAAACATCAGATTTCTTTCGAATCATGGGCAAAGATGTGGAATTGGTCTTATCAGCAGTGGCATAATATACCTGTGACTACTGACTTAGCTGATAAACAGATCATTGAACTCATCCCTGATGCGCAACAGACGCAGGAGTTCTGGAAGGAGCTGGAAGCTCTGTGGAAAGAGTAA
- a CDS encoding trypsin-like serine protease: MKTKMLYVGSLVVFVLCGCQNNSDRKVELLPASQPAIVGGNETSPTYAPGRTVAFLVDSSTNMSCTGTIIHERLILTAAHCIGPAKQITMAFGNLPLQGPFDLRRSKDVIVHDEYNKASTDARNDLALILLDQPIPEGFFPVKLPSTSFSLSTNEVFLALGYGRTTGKRSNNPADMQGSGVLRHVGLQIDSVSQDGKQFRVDQSNGTGICNGDSGGPALIRFRNTYYVMGIASATLWTVPRELSGDEKDTYIEQKDFCKEKSIYMNVINYLPWIQEQSQKLLN, translated from the coding sequence ATGAAAACGAAAATGTTGTACGTCGGCTCTTTAGTCGTTTTTGTCCTTTGCGGATGTCAGAACAACTCTGACCGCAAGGTTGAGTTATTGCCTGCATCGCAGCCTGCGATTGTTGGTGGTAATGAGACTAGTCCCACATATGCTCCAGGTCGCACCGTGGCCTTCTTGGTGGATTCTTCTACCAACATGTCGTGCACGGGCACCATTATCCATGAGCGCCTGATACTCACGGCGGCTCACTGTATTGGCCCGGCCAAACAAATCACGATGGCGTTCGGTAACTTGCCTTTGCAAGGTCCCTTTGATCTTCGTCGCAGCAAAGACGTGATCGTCCATGACGAATACAATAAAGCCAGCACAGACGCGCGTAACGATCTGGCGTTGATTTTATTGGATCAACCCATCCCAGAAGGCTTCTTCCCGGTGAAGCTGCCTTCAACAAGCTTTAGCCTTTCTACAAACGAAGTGTTCTTGGCTTTGGGTTACGGTCGCACAACTGGCAAACGTTCCAACAATCCAGCCGATATGCAGGGTTCGGGCGTTCTTCGCCACGTGGGCTTGCAAATCGATTCTGTCAGTCAAGACGGCAAGCAGTTTCGCGTGGATCAAAGCAACGGCACAGGGATTTGCAATGGCGACTCTGGCGGCCCGGCATTGATCCGTTTCCGTAATACTTATTATGTCATGGGTATTGCTTCTGCGACGTTGTGGACAGTGCCACGCGAATTAAGCGGCGATGAAAAAGACACGTACATTGAACAGAAAGATTTCTGCAAAGAAAAATCAATCTACATGAACGTGATTAATTATTTGCCGTGGATTCAAGAACAATCACAAAAGCTGTTGAATTAA
- a CDS encoding chemotaxis protein CheW, protein MSAFISTVKGKQMSDVSLKAKPGQYLTFQLMSEQYGVAIETVREINQFGEITPVPRTPDYVKGVMNLRGKIIPVVNLRIKFGMDSQDTTRDTCIIVIDTEIGQVGMIVDSVKEVVDLQESQIEPSPVLGNENAMSFVRGMGKVDNKVVILVDIVSAFSADQMGAMAHFSHDEAKAA, encoded by the coding sequence ATGTCAGCTTTTATTTCCACTGTGAAAGGCAAACAAATGAGCGATGTATCTTTGAAAGCAAAACCAGGTCAGTATCTAACTTTCCAATTGATGTCTGAACAATATGGTGTCGCTATTGAAACAGTTCGTGAGATCAATCAATTTGGTGAGATCACTCCTGTTCCGCGCACGCCAGACTACGTAAAAGGTGTTATGAATCTTCGCGGTAAGATCATCCCTGTAGTAAATCTTCGCATTAAATTTGGTATGGATTCGCAAGACACAACTCGCGACACATGCATCATCGTGATCGACACTGAAATCGGTCAAGTAGGCATGATCGTAGACTCTGTGAAAGAGGTTGTTGATCTTCAAGAATCACAAATCGAACCTTCACCAGTACTAGGCAACGAAAACGCAATGTCGTTCGTTCGTGGTATGGGTAAAGTTGATAACAAAGTTGTTATCCTTGTGGATATCGTTTCTGCTTTCTCGGCAGATCAAATGGGCGCAATGGCTCATTTCTCTCACGACGAAGCAAAAGCGGCTTAA
- a CDS encoding DUF6624 domain-containing protein, producing the protein MAKTWKEIDEELLHMIREDEAVREALAQTGELYHGYHPAMEKVHLKHAKRLKEIIDDMGTFPTRDNVSEEAVVAALRLTLHAISWPEFMRAQEVTLQDLAKANKVPKQYVAFLIDRIRFYEGRKQVYATNKDWDENGIMKVSDVEDEEHLNERRATMDLEPLESLVVTPLTGEYHPPQPQKRYQEFIEWTHKTGWRTT; encoded by the coding sequence ATGGCAAAAACTTGGAAAGAGATTGACGAAGAACTTTTACACATGATCCGCGAAGACGAAGCGGTTCGCGAAGCTCTTGCCCAAACTGGCGAGCTCTATCACGGCTATCATCCCGCGATGGAGAAAGTTCATTTGAAACACGCCAAGCGTCTTAAAGAAATCATCGACGACATGGGCACGTTTCCAACTCGCGATAACGTCAGTGAAGAAGCAGTGGTTGCAGCGTTACGCCTTACACTGCACGCGATCAGTTGGCCTGAATTCATGCGCGCCCAAGAAGTGACATTGCAGGATTTAGCAAAGGCAAATAAAGTTCCCAAACAATATGTCGCCTTCTTGATTGATCGCATCCGTTTTTACGAAGGCCGCAAACAAGTCTACGCGACCAACAAAGATTGGGATGAAAACGGTATCATGAAAGTCAGCGACGTCGAAGATGAAGAACATCTTAACGAGCGTCGCGCAACAATGGATCTTGAACCGTTAGAAAGTTTGGTGGTGACTCCGTTGACTGGAGAATATCATCCACCCCAACCACAAAAACGTTATCAAGAATTTATCGAATGGACTCACAAAACGGGCTGGCGTACAACGTAA
- the pip gene encoding prolyl aminopeptidase: MINTPNREFYPEIEPYNKGFFKTSELHNLYFEEVGNPQGKPVVFLHGGPGGGIHPDHRRFFDPKTYRIILFDQRGSGQSTPSAELRDNSTWDLVSDIEKLREFFKIENWVVFGGSWGSTLALAYAITHPERVKALVLRGIFLCRPSEIKWFYQEGASHIFPDVWDEYLKPIPVNERHDMVAAYYKRLTHADANIRLEAAKAWSKWEAATSRLYVDPKAVDEFDDPEYALSFARIECHYFTNNAFFKTNNWLLENVDKIRKIPGFIVQGRYDVVCPATSAWELHKAWPEAKFTIVADAGHAAAEPGTRSALIEATDACRSL, from the coding sequence ATGATAAACACACCAAATCGCGAATTTTATCCAGAGATCGAACCGTACAATAAAGGTTTCTTCAAAACTTCTGAACTTCATAACTTATATTTTGAAGAAGTCGGCAATCCCCAAGGTAAACCCGTTGTGTTCCTTCACGGCGGACCCGGTGGCGGCATTCACCCCGATCATCGTCGTTTCTTTGATCCAAAAACTTATCGTATTATTTTGTTCGATCAACGCGGTTCGGGCCAATCAACTCCAAGCGCAGAACTTCGTGACAACTCAACTTGGGATCTAGTCAGCGACATTGAAAAGCTCCGCGAGTTTTTCAAAATCGAAAACTGGGTTGTGTTCGGTGGCAGCTGGGGTTCAACTCTGGCGTTGGCCTACGCGATCACTCATCCTGAACGAGTCAAAGCGTTGGTCTTGCGTGGAATTTTCTTGTGTCGTCCTTCAGAAATTAAATGGTTTTATCAAGAAGGTGCTTCACACATTTTCCCAGACGTGTGGGATGAATACTTGAAACCAATTCCAGTCAACGAACGTCACGACATGGTGGCAGCGTACTACAAACGCCTGACTCACGCAGATGCGAACATCCGCTTGGAAGCCGCAAAAGCCTGGAGCAAGTGGGAAGCAGCAACTTCGCGCCTTTACGTTGATCCAAAAGCAGTCGATGAGTTTGACGATCCTGAATATGCATTAAGCTTCGCGCGTATCGAATGCCACTACTTCACGAACAACGCGTTCTTTAAGACTAACAATTGGCTTTTAGAAAACGTCGATAAGATTCGTAAGATTCCTGGCTTCATCGTGCAAGGACGTTACGATGTTGTGTGCCCAGCAACCTCTGCATGGGAGCTTCACAAGGCATGGCCAGAAGCAAAATTTACAATCGTTGCGGATGCCGGACATGCAGCTGCAGAGCCCGGAACTCGCTCAGCTCTAATAGAAGCGACAGACGCTTGCAGAAGCTTGTAA
- a CDS encoding transketolase C-terminal domain-containing protein: MTEPIQIKTKLGGNPTQEPQFKSFVKSKDGRSIPVADPRSTRALVSLMDMNAVLGGAACHYGGPAAFAELMSAMHGLVFDVAAKEKKQWFDLFHLVNDAGHCENGLYALKANYGMAGLTLNSLKKFRSIESGLTGHGEVHCFPEGVFVSNGPLGSAFPQTQGLAMAEAFSGKNRVTITAISDGASMEGEAKESFSAIPGLAASGKMGPYVLVISDNNTKLTGRIDAESFSMNPSFEALKALGWKVIALPEGNNLQKCYDAIAEAVESAKANPKVPVAIWAKTIKGIGTKKTAESASGGHGFPLKSPSELPAFVSEIYGGEAYPEVFNSWISELNTWEAEIKANAVKDTGEKIQVGVSSAMIRARKAGLPVVSVTSDLPGSTGVAGFRKEFAADSFDVGVAESNMVSTAAGFSKIGYIPVVDTFAQFGVTKGALPLTMGALSEAPIIAIFSHTGFQDAADGASHQALSYMAMVSSIPHVDVYSLSCSEEADALVFAAIEKFAADRKAGKVPNSSVFFLGRENFPKTFVAGAKYDLNKAQILADTTAGKSKSVTIATTGSLVPQALEAAKTLETKGIGSVVVNVAKVNHIDVETFKAALAKTDGRMITVEDHQIIGGFGQMLAHGLLQAGVNLKLKSLGVHGEFGQSSYTALELYKKHKVDASAIVEAAL, from the coding sequence ATGACAGAACCTATTCAAATTAAAACAAAACTCGGTGGCAACCCTACTCAAGAACCTCAATTCAAAAGCTTTGTGAAAAGCAAAGATGGACGCTCCATTCCAGTGGCGGACCCTCGTTCAACTCGTGCGCTTGTGTCTTTGATGGACATGAATGCGGTTTTGGGCGGAGCTGCTTGTCACTACGGCGGTCCTGCGGCTTTCGCAGAGTTAATGTCCGCGATGCATGGACTTGTTTTTGATGTCGCTGCTAAAGAGAAAAAGCAATGGTTCGATCTTTTCCATCTTGTGAACGATGCAGGTCACTGTGAAAACGGACTGTATGCATTGAAAGCAAACTATGGCATGGCGGGTTTGACTTTGAATTCTCTTAAAAAATTCCGCTCGATCGAAAGTGGTTTGACGGGTCACGGTGAAGTTCACTGTTTCCCTGAAGGCGTTTTTGTTTCTAACGGTCCGTTGGGTTCTGCGTTCCCACAAACTCAAGGTTTGGCGATGGCTGAAGCTTTCTCTGGCAAAAATCGTGTGACGATCACGGCGATTTCTGATGGTGCCAGCATGGAAGGCGAGGCGAAAGAATCTTTCTCTGCTATTCCGGGTTTGGCGGCTTCTGGTAAAATGGGTCCTTACGTTTTGGTTATCAGCGATAACAACACAAAACTAACGGGTCGTATTGATGCGGAATCATTCTCAATGAATCCTTCTTTCGAAGCTTTGAAAGCTTTGGGTTGGAAAGTGATTGCGTTGCCTGAAGGTAACAACTTGCAAAAGTGTTACGATGCGATTGCGGAAGCAGTTGAGTCTGCAAAAGCAAATCCTAAAGTTCCAGTGGCGATCTGGGCAAAAACAATCAAAGGTATCGGCACGAAGAAGACGGCAGAGTCTGCTTCTGGTGGTCACGGTTTCCCATTGAAATCTCCTTCTGAATTGCCAGCATTCGTTTCTGAAATTTATGGTGGCGAAGCGTATCCTGAAGTTTTCAATTCTTGGATTTCTGAATTGAATACTTGGGAAGCAGAAATTAAAGCAAATGCGGTGAAAGATACTGGCGAGAAAATTCAAGTCGGTGTTTCTTCTGCGATGATCCGTGCTCGTAAAGCGGGTCTTCCAGTTGTGTCTGTGACTTCGGATCTTCCGGGTTCAACAGGTGTTGCAGGTTTCAGAAAAGAATTTGCAGCAGATTCATTCGACGTAGGTGTTGCGGAAAGCAACATGGTTTCAACAGCGGCTGGTTTTTCAAAAATCGGTTACATTCCAGTTGTTGATACGTTCGCACAATTTGGTGTGACGAAAGGTGCATTGCCTTTGACGATGGGTGCATTGTCGGAAGCGCCAATCATCGCGATCTTCTCGCACACAGGTTTCCAAGATGCGGCTGACGGTGCGTCTCACCAAGCGTTGAGCTACATGGCGATGGTTTCTTCTATTCCGCACGTGGATGTTTATTCATTGTCTTGTAGTGAAGAAGCCGATGCATTGGTCTTCGCAGCGATTGAAAAATTCGCAGCGGATCGTAAAGCGGGTAAAGTTCCAAACAGCTCTGTGTTCTTCTTGGGTCGTGAAAACTTCCCGAAGACATTCGTCGCTGGTGCAAAATACGATTTGAATAAAGCACAAATCTTAGCTGATACAACCGCAGGAAAATCTAAGTCTGTGACAATCGCAACAACAGGTTCGTTGGTTCCACAGGCTTTAGAAGCTGCTAAAACTTTGGAAACAAAAGGTATCGGTTCAGTGGTTGTAAATGTTGCGAAAGTAAATCACATCGACGTTGAAACATTCAAAGCGGCCTTGGCGAAAACAGATGGTCGTATGATCACAGTTGAAGATCACCAAATCATCGGTGGCTTCGGTCAAATGTTGGCGCACGGTTTGTTGCAAGCGGGCGTTAACTTGAAATTGAAATCTTTGGGTGTACACGGTGAGTTCGGGCAAAGTTCTTACACAGCTCTTGAACTTTACAAAAAACACAAAGTAGATGCTTCTGCGATTGTTGAGGCGGCGCTGTGA
- the add gene encoding adenosine deaminase, translating into MQKLFSQNIRDLLKVDLHRHLDCSVRWSTLIELAPQVGIELAPTSQGQKDQFLITSPMKDLSSVLNKFLNAQKVLASEEILTRVAYEACEDAYNDGIRVLELRYAPTFIAEGHQDLDYDKIHLAFVKGIEKAKKHFPMAVGLICIVQRIKSFELAEKVVDFAIYHKDSFLALDLADNEEGFDPKPFAPLFQKAKKAGLHITIHSGETPNDLAAKWVKDSVEILGAERIGHGIQIVRDPQVMQFIRDRQIPLEVCPISNYLTQSFPTYEQHPVRELLKQGIKITINSDDPGVFATNLSDDYEVLHRVHGFTQEEFRLCNQNAFNASFIPAKQKDLFKQDFF; encoded by the coding sequence ATGCAAAAGCTCTTTTCCCAGAACATTCGCGATCTTTTGAAAGTCGATTTGCATCGTCACCTAGACTGCTCAGTGCGTTGGAGCACGCTGATTGAATTAGCCCCACAAGTCGGCATCGAATTAGCGCCAACTTCGCAAGGACAAAAGGACCAATTTCTTATTACATCGCCTATGAAAGACCTGAGCTCGGTTCTGAATAAGTTCCTAAACGCTCAGAAAGTCTTAGCCAGCGAAGAAATTCTGACTCGCGTTGCCTATGAGGCCTGCGAGGACGCTTATAACGACGGCATTCGCGTGCTCGAGCTGCGTTATGCACCGACTTTCATCGCTGAAGGTCATCAAGATTTGGATTACGACAAGATTCATTTAGCTTTTGTAAAAGGCATCGAAAAGGCCAAGAAACATTTCCCAATGGCCGTAGGTCTGATCTGCATCGTGCAAAGAATTAAATCCTTCGAGCTTGCGGAAAAAGTTGTGGATTTCGCCATTTACCACAAAGACAGCTTTTTGGCTCTGGACTTGGCTGACAACGAGGAAGGCTTCGATCCCAAACCGTTCGCGCCCCTGTTTCAAAAAGCAAAAAAAGCAGGTCTTCACATCACAATCCATTCCGGCGAAACACCAAACGACTTGGCAGCAAAATGGGTTAAAGATTCCGTCGAGATTTTAGGAGCCGAACGCATCGGTCACGGCATCCAAATCGTGCGCGATCCGCAGGTGATGCAATTCATTCGTGACAGACAAATTCCATTGGAAGTCTGTCCGATCAGCAACTACCTGACACAATCTTTTCCGACTTATGAGCAACATCCTGTGCGCGAGCTTCTAAAACAAGGAATTAAAATCACCATCAATTCCGACGACCCAGGAGTTTTCGCCACCAATTTAAGCGACGATTACGAAGTACTACATCGCGTGCACGGTTTTACACAGGAAGAGTTCCGTCTGTGCAACCAAAATGCGTTTAACGCCAGTTTCATTCCGGCAAAACAAAAAGATCTATTCAAACAGGATTTCTTCTAA
- the gloA gene encoding lactoylglutathione lyase: MLRVRDPKVSLDFYTRVLGMKLIRNVDFADWKFSLYFLAYVPEGTVIPSGAGADNAKYVNGRESVLELTHNWGTEEKAETPYHNGNTEPRGFGHICVTVPDIKAACERFEKLGVPFQKKLGEGGMKNIAFIKDPDNYWVEIVQPGLL; the protein is encoded by the coding sequence ATGTTGCGTGTGCGTGATCCAAAGGTATCTTTGGATTTCTACACGCGTGTATTGGGCATGAAGTTGATTCGTAACGTGGATTTTGCTGATTGGAAGTTCTCTTTGTATTTCTTGGCCTATGTTCCTGAAGGGACCGTCATTCCTTCAGGTGCTGGTGCTGATAATGCGAAGTACGTCAACGGTCGTGAAAGCGTTCTTGAGCTGACTCATAACTGGGGCACTGAAGAAAAAGCGGAAACTCCTTACCATAATGGCAATACAGAGCCACGCGGCTTCGGTCACATCTGCGTGACAGTTCCCGATATCAAAGCAGCCTGCGAGCGTTTTGAAAAGTTAGGCGTGCCATTTCAGAAAAAGCTTGGTGAAGGCGGTATGAAAAACATCGCGTTCATTAAAGACCCGGATAATTATTGGGTCGAAATTGTGCAACCTGGTTTGCTGTAA